In Desulfosediminicola ganghwensis, a single window of DNA contains:
- a CDS encoding ABC transporter substrate-binding protein — MKKNQYFACLLVVLSFVMVSGVLTEVRAEGKMKPYPIVLGQSCALTGPSKDLGLELRGGLLAAFSKVNEEGGVHGREVRLLSRDDGYEPDRAIRNTLELINTDHVLMLIGEVGTPTSKAVIPLVEKYEIPFFAPFSGADLLRSPFRRYVINVRGSYYQEIERVASYLVNVKGIKRIACFYQNDSYGYAGLKGLELALERRGVELVSTASYERNTVAVIGGLEEIHAARPEAVVLVGTYSACAEFIKLSKNKYSGELIYGSISFVGTESLKETLGGYGKNVIVSQVVPLPTDNKLPLVREYERAMGKYQHDVPLSFTSLEGYIAGKLFAMIAREVPQPLTREKFIETMHSVGRFDLGGVVLQFGPDDHQGSDEIYLTSIYPEIEVIHDPDK; from the coding sequence ATGAAAAAAAATCAATATTTTGCATGTTTGCTGGTTGTGCTGTCCTTTGTGATGGTCAGTGGTGTGCTGACCGAGGTCAGGGCAGAGGGGAAGATGAAACCATACCCGATAGTGCTTGGGCAGTCCTGTGCCTTGACCGGCCCATCCAAGGATCTGGGTCTTGAACTTCGGGGGGGGTTGCTTGCCGCCTTTTCCAAGGTGAATGAGGAAGGTGGTGTCCATGGCCGGGAGGTTCGGTTATTGAGCAGGGATGATGGCTATGAGCCGGACCGGGCAATACGAAATACCCTGGAGCTTATCAATACCGATCACGTGCTGATGTTGATCGGTGAAGTGGGCACTCCGACCTCCAAAGCTGTTATTCCTCTGGTTGAAAAGTATGAGATACCATTTTTCGCACCATTCAGTGGTGCGGATTTGCTGAGATCTCCCTTCCGCAGATATGTGATCAATGTTCGCGGCAGTTATTATCAGGAGATAGAGCGGGTCGCATCTTACCTGGTAAATGTGAAAGGTATCAAGAGGATAGCATGCTTCTACCAGAATGACAGTTATGGCTATGCCGGTTTGAAAGGTCTTGAGCTTGCTCTTGAGAGACGGGGGGTGGAACTGGTTTCTACCGCCAGTTACGAACGTAACACCGTAGCTGTGATCGGCGGCCTTGAGGAGATTCACGCAGCCAGGCCGGAAGCGGTGGTGCTGGTCGGTACATACTCGGCCTGTGCTGAATTCATCAAGCTCAGCAAAAATAAATATAGTGGTGAGCTTATTTATGGCTCAATTAGTTTTGTTGGCACGGAAAGTCTCAAAGAGACCCTGGGCGGATACGGCAAAAACGTGATCGTTTCTCAGGTAGTGCCACTTCCAACCGATAACAAACTGCCCCTGGTCCGTGAGTATGAGCGGGCAATGGGCAAATACCAGCATGATGTACCGTTAAGCTTTACCTCCCTGGAAGGGTATATCGCAGGTAAACTCTTTGCCATGATTGCCAGGGAAGTCCCACAGCCGTTGACCCGCGAAAAATTTATTGAAACCATGCACAGTGTAGGGCGCTTTGATCTGGGAGGTGTTGTCCTGCAGTTCGGTCCCGACGACCACCAGGGCTCGGATGAGATTTACCTCACCAGTATTTATCCGGAAATAGAGGTAATACATGACCCGGATAAGTAA
- a CDS encoding D-alanine--D-alanine ligase family protein, translating into MQEQKLRIALLAGGTSGEREVSLKGAAGVEKALLARNFEVLRFDPATDLGRLFEEKDNIDCAFILLHGKNGEDGTVQGYLELLNIPYQGAGVLGSAIAMDKDLAKDLYLTEGLPVARWEVVTPRKVPSGRELVANLGLPLVVKPVREGSSLGLTIARTENELIAGIETALTHGRSVMVEQYIEGRELTVGVLGNDDPEGLPLIEIVPGKDFEFFDYNAKYVPGASEEICPAPVSAEISRKAQDYAIRAHKVLRLKGYSRTDMLMDSEENLYLLETNTIPGMTETSLFPQAAAAHGLDFPALLEKLIELGMEKK; encoded by the coding sequence ATGCAAGAACAAAAATTACGAATTGCCTTGCTGGCTGGCGGGACCTCTGGTGAACGTGAAGTGTCGCTGAAAGGAGCGGCAGGGGTTGAGAAGGCTTTACTGGCAAGAAATTTCGAAGTGTTACGTTTCGATCCGGCGACTGATCTCGGCCGATTGTTTGAGGAAAAAGATAATATAGATTGTGCTTTTATTCTTCTCCATGGCAAAAATGGCGAAGACGGCACCGTGCAGGGCTATCTCGAGCTCCTGAATATACCGTACCAGGGTGCGGGGGTACTTGGCAGTGCCATTGCCATGGACAAGGACCTGGCTAAAGATCTGTATCTCACGGAGGGGCTTCCTGTTGCCCGGTGGGAGGTAGTTACTCCCCGGAAAGTGCCAAGCGGCAGAGAACTTGTGGCAAATCTTGGGCTGCCCCTGGTTGTAAAACCGGTGCGCGAGGGCTCAAGTCTTGGTTTGACCATTGCCAGAACAGAAAATGAGTTGATAGCCGGAATTGAGACCGCGCTGACACATGGTCGATCGGTCATGGTGGAGCAATATATCGAAGGGCGTGAATTGACGGTGGGAGTTCTCGGTAATGATGATCCCGAAGGGCTGCCGTTGATAGAGATAGTGCCCGGTAAGGATTTTGAGTTTTTTGATTATAACGCCAAATATGTTCCGGGCGCTTCAGAGGAGATCTGTCCGGCTCCGGTGAGCGCGGAGATTTCCCGTAAGGCACAGGATTATGCGATCAGAGCCCATAAGGTATTAAGGCTCAAAGGCTATTCCCGTACCGACATGCTGATGGATTCAGAAGAAAATCTCTACCTGCTTGAAACCAATACTATTCCGGGGATGACAGAAACCAGCCTGTTCCCCCAGGCCGCCGCCGCTCATGGACTGGACTTCCCCGCCCTCCTAGAAAAGTTGATTGAGCTTGGTATGGAGAAAAAATAG
- the fdhD gene encoding formate dehydrogenase accessory sulfurtransferase FdhD: protein MSDMRPTPSTHTMSHSTTIVTPDSRVEQYEQVAIETPYSIALNDETIGSSMVLPIGLEEFGVGFLFGQGYISSPEEVKEVIVCPEGRIAVYADVERTEPKEVIITSGCGGTGKISREMLEGAFDPLQETTITFPEVRQFIRQSLHYSTLGNDTHCVHGCGLWQDNCLKVYYEDVGRHNAVDKVMGAILLGKATPRAAIYTTGRLTSDMVLKCARMGIPIIMSRTSPSSLGLAIARRSGATLAAYARPDRLNVFNAPERIISEAE from the coding sequence ATGTCAGACATGCGACCGACCCCTTCCACTCATACCATGAGTCATTCCACCACCATTGTTACCCCCGACAGCAGGGTAGAACAATACGAGCAGGTGGCTATCGAGACTCCATATTCCATTGCCCTCAATGACGAAACCATCGGTTCATCAATGGTCCTGCCCATAGGTCTTGAGGAATTCGGCGTGGGCTTTCTTTTTGGCCAGGGCTATATCTCATCGCCTGAAGAGGTGAAAGAGGTAATAGTTTGCCCCGAAGGAAGGATAGCAGTCTATGCTGACGTTGAACGCACTGAACCCAAAGAGGTCATCATCACCTCCGGTTGCGGCGGTACCGGAAAGATTTCGAGAGAGATGCTGGAAGGCGCCTTCGATCCTCTACAGGAAACCACAATTACCTTTCCTGAAGTCCGGCAGTTCATCAGACAGTCACTGCACTACTCTACGCTGGGTAATGATACCCACTGCGTGCATGGTTGCGGCCTCTGGCAGGACAATTGCCTGAAAGTCTACTATGAAGATGTAGGACGACACAACGCTGTGGATAAAGTGATGGGAGCCATTCTACTCGGCAAGGCCACACCCCGCGCCGCAATCTACACCACCGGCCGCCTCACTTCAGACATGGTGTTGAAATGTGCCCGCATGGGTATTCCCATTATCATGTCACGCACCTCGCCATCTTCGCTGGGACTTGCTATTGCCCGTAGATCAGGGGCGACCCTTGCCGCCTACGCCCGGCCGGACAGGCTCAATGTCTTCAATGCTCCCGAGAGAATTATCAGCGAGGCAGAGTAA
- the rpsU gene encoding 30S ribosomal protein S21 has protein sequence MEVEVRGDLEYAIRQLKKKLQIDGIKRELKRREYYEKPSVKKRRKQAEARRKLRKFNRLRRAH, from the coding sequence ATAGAAGTTGAAGTTCGAGGAGATCTCGAATATGCAATTCGCCAGCTGAAGAAAAAACTGCAGATTGACGGTATCAAAAGAGAACTCAAGCGTCGCGAATACTACGAGAAGCCAAGCGTAAAGAAACGCCGCAAGCAGGCTGAGGCCCGCAGAAAGCTCCGCAAGTTCAACCGTCTCAGAAGAGCGCATTAG
- a CDS encoding CBS domain-containing protein, producing the protein MRVITTHLNADFDGMASMVAAHKLYPDAVLAFSGSQEKNLRDFISQSLLYTYDFRKTSDIDLDQVEMLIIVDTRSSSRIGNFSKCLEDSKIPVHIYDHHPESPSDIEAEVEIIKNVGATSTIFTQLIKERDLDITPDEATILCLGIYEDTGSLTHLTTSPEDLEAAAWLVRKGAKLDIVSQFITYELTTQQVELLHDLMKSATQYTIQSIPIVVVTHSLQNYVDDFALIVRRFMTMENLDTLFALVSMAGRIYLIARSRIQDINVGAIARDMGGGGHSTAASATVKDMTLIEAHEKLIQTLHRHVRPQPIAKELMSMPAITIPADISLTNAAFLLNRYSINSVPVEAPATTRIQECPFLNIVGIISRQVIEKALHHNLGELLVSDYMSTDIDFLSLNATLADIQELIIENRQRIIPIIQDGKLEGVITRTDLLNHLVNDPAHLPKNLLHETEYPSLERKRNLNKLMIDCLNRDMIQLLHVIGEVADQIRFNAFAVGGFVRDLLLKKRNLDLDIVVEGDGLIFARHLSERLDGRYRTHERFGTAVVMMPNGFKIDIATARLEYYEYPAALPTIELSSIKLDLYRRDFTINAMAVQLNPGQFGTLIDFFNCQNDLKHQEIKVLHNLSFVEDPSRIFRAIRFEKRMNFRIAPHTARLIRNAVKMKLFGKATDTRLFSEIRQILAEENPIPAIQRLAEFNLFQFLWPDLRPHLKIDRRFMHILIQAQKAINWYKLLYLKEECPCWMVYLLAIMGRSRLDVLEAFCQRFLVPPKAKETLLRQKDHADKTANLLARRRTLTNSEIYWLLEDFNIEGLLYLMAIARKSSVKKAISKYVTDLRHATTLISGRDLKAMGYQPGPAFRQMLNGLLESRLDGEVVSKEDEIAYIQRNYPLPTTLSSNEVHGSGEGI; encoded by the coding sequence ATGCGAGTAATCACTACGCACCTTAACGCAGATTTCGACGGCATGGCCTCCATGGTGGCGGCCCACAAACTCTACCCTGATGCCGTTCTAGCCTTTTCCGGTTCCCAGGAGAAAAACCTGCGCGATTTCATTTCGCAGTCCCTGCTTTATACTTATGATTTTAGGAAAACAAGCGATATAGATCTGGATCAGGTTGAGATGCTGATTATCGTCGACACCCGCTCATCCTCCCGCATTGGTAATTTCTCCAAATGTCTGGAAGACAGTAAAATTCCGGTGCATATTTACGACCACCATCCGGAAAGCCCCAGTGATATCGAGGCTGAGGTTGAGATTATCAAAAATGTCGGTGCCACCTCGACCATCTTCACCCAGCTGATCAAAGAACGGGACCTGGATATCACTCCGGATGAGGCGACCATCCTCTGTCTCGGAATTTATGAAGACACCGGTTCGCTTACCCACCTGACGACCTCACCCGAAGATCTCGAGGCGGCCGCCTGGCTGGTACGAAAAGGGGCAAAGCTCGATATCGTTTCACAATTTATCACGTACGAGTTAACCACCCAGCAGGTAGAGTTGCTGCATGACCTGATGAAGTCAGCAACGCAGTACACTATCCAGTCCATCCCCATCGTGGTGGTGACCCATTCGCTACAGAACTATGTTGACGATTTTGCCCTGATAGTCCGACGCTTCATGACCATGGAGAATCTGGATACACTTTTTGCTCTGGTCTCCATGGCAGGCAGGATTTATCTCATTGCCAGGAGCCGAATCCAGGATATCAACGTCGGCGCCATCGCCCGCGATATGGGGGGGGGCGGTCACTCCACCGCGGCATCTGCCACGGTCAAGGATATGACCCTGATTGAGGCCCATGAAAAGCTGATCCAGACCCTGCACCGTCACGTGCGGCCACAGCCCATAGCGAAAGAACTGATGTCAATGCCGGCCATCACGATACCGGCCGACATATCCCTGACCAACGCAGCTTTTTTGCTCAACCGCTATTCAATCAACTCAGTTCCGGTTGAAGCCCCTGCAACGACTCGCATACAGGAATGCCCATTTCTGAATATCGTCGGCATTATCTCCCGCCAGGTTATTGAAAAGGCGCTGCACCATAATCTCGGTGAATTGCTGGTCAGCGACTATATGTCCACCGATATAGATTTTCTTTCGCTCAATGCAACCCTGGCCGATATTCAGGAATTGATCATAGAAAACCGCCAGCGCATCATCCCAATCATCCAGGATGGCAAACTGGAAGGAGTCATTACCCGTACTGATCTGCTCAACCATCTGGTTAATGACCCGGCCCATCTGCCTAAGAATTTACTGCACGAGACCGAGTACCCATCACTTGAGCGCAAACGGAACCTGAACAAGCTGATGATCGACTGTCTCAACCGGGACATGATTCAACTGCTTCATGTCATAGGTGAAGTAGCCGATCAGATTCGCTTCAATGCCTTTGCTGTTGGCGGTTTTGTCCGTGACCTGCTTTTAAAAAAGCGAAATCTCGATCTTGATATCGTAGTCGAAGGTGACGGTCTCATCTTCGCGCGACATCTCTCCGAACGGTTGGATGGCAGGTACAGAACCCATGAACGTTTTGGCACCGCCGTGGTAATGATGCCCAACGGCTTTAAGATCGACATCGCCACAGCCAGGCTTGAGTATTACGAATATCCAGCTGCCCTGCCCACCATTGAACTCTCTTCGATCAAGCTTGATCTCTATCGTCGGGACTTCACCATCAACGCCATGGCGGTCCAACTCAACCCAGGTCAGTTCGGTACCTTAATCGACTTCTTTAACTGCCAGAATGATCTCAAGCACCAGGAGATCAAGGTGCTGCATAATTTGAGTTTTGTCGAAGACCCAAGTCGAATTTTCAGGGCGATCCGCTTTGAAAAGAGAATGAATTTCCGCATCGCCCCCCATACCGCCCGGCTTATTAGAAATGCGGTGAAAATGAAACTTTTCGGCAAGGCAACCGATACCCGCCTGTTTTCAGAAATCCGCCAGATCCTCGCTGAAGAAAACCCCATTCCTGCCATTCAGCGTTTAGCCGAATTTAACCTTTTTCAATTCCTCTGGCCCGACCTGAGACCGCACCTGAAAATCGATAGGCGGTTTATGCATATCCTAATACAGGCACAGAAGGCTATCAACTGGTACAAACTGCTCTACCTCAAAGAAGAATGTCCCTGTTGGATGGTCTACCTGCTTGCTATTATGGGCAGATCCCGGCTTGACGTGCTCGAGGCGTTCTGCCAGAGGTTTCTAGTTCCGCCGAAGGCCAAAGAGACACTGCTGCGCCAGAAAGATCACGCTGACAAAACCGCCAACCTGCTGGCTCGCAGGAGGACACTGACCAACAGTGAGATTTACTGGCTACTTGAGGATTTTAACATTGAAGGCTTACTCTACCTGATGGCTATCGCTCGCAAGAGTTCCGTCAAAAAGGCAATATCCAAATACGTTACGGACTTGCGGCATGCCACGACCCTGATAAGCGGTCGCGACCTGAAAGCCATGGGCTATCAACCCGGCCCCGCCTTCAGGCAAATGCTCAATGGACTGCTGGAAAGCCGCCTAGACGGCGAAGTTGTCAGCAAAGAAGATGAGATCGCCTACATTCAAAGAAATTACCCGCTACCGACTACCTTATCCAGCAACGAGGTCCACGGTTCGGGTGAAGGAATCTAA
- a CDS encoding FAD-binding oxidoreductase, giving the protein METEIIQKLQAIVGSEHCTTRLEDLHCYSYDGRANPSLPEAVVFPDSTEQVSQIMKLAGKYQFPVVPRGAGTGMTGGAIPVAGGLVMAMTRMNRIIEIDSDNQVAVVEPGVITIDLQKAAKKVGLFYPPDPASLKYCTIGGNAGECAGGPAAVKYGVTKDYIMGLEVVLPSGEVIHTGTRTEKGVTGYDLTRLFVGCEGTLGIMTRLYCRLIPAPEAKETFLISSDSLSAITGLVAKILNNNILPCKLEYMDRTAIKVVSGIMAEPPGEDVEALLIVELDGTGESVAEQKQRLLAMLQVLDEFTVHHAATSEEVSQLWQARRSISPATLNLKPHKISEDVAVPRSRIPELVAHCETLSAELGLTILSYGHAGDGNIHVNIMLDKTNPQELKAGEEAKKRLFEFTISIDGTLSGEHGIGITKAPYLDLELNEATIAVMKQLKTLFDPLNILNPGKIFPQSPSRG; this is encoded by the coding sequence ATGGAAACGGAAATAATTCAAAAACTGCAAGCCATAGTCGGTTCAGAGCATTGTACAACCCGACTGGAAGATCTGCACTGTTATTCTTATGATGGCCGGGCCAACCCTTCTCTTCCTGAAGCGGTTGTATTCCCGGACTCCACAGAGCAGGTGAGTCAGATTATGAAGCTTGCAGGCAAATACCAGTTTCCCGTGGTTCCGCGCGGCGCCGGCACAGGCATGACCGGCGGGGCTATCCCGGTTGCAGGCGGGCTGGTCATGGCCATGACCCGCATGAACAGAATTATTGAGATCGATAGTGATAACCAGGTGGCCGTCGTTGAACCAGGTGTTATTACCATCGACCTGCAAAAAGCTGCAAAAAAGGTCGGGCTTTTTTACCCTCCCGATCCTGCCAGCCTGAAATATTGCACCATTGGCGGTAACGCCGGAGAATGTGCAGGTGGACCTGCTGCGGTAAAGTATGGTGTGACCAAAGATTACATAATGGGTCTTGAGGTGGTTTTACCCTCCGGAGAGGTCATCCACACCGGTACCCGTACCGAAAAAGGAGTCACCGGTTACGATCTCACCAGACTGTTTGTCGGCTGCGAAGGCACCCTGGGGATTATGACCCGGCTCTATTGCCGGCTAATACCAGCCCCGGAGGCAAAGGAAACATTTCTGATCAGTTCAGATTCACTTTCGGCTATAACCGGGCTTGTTGCAAAGATTCTCAACAACAACATCCTGCCCTGCAAACTTGAATACATGGATCGCACTGCCATCAAGGTGGTCTCAGGTATCATGGCAGAACCACCAGGTGAAGATGTTGAGGCGTTGCTGATTGTCGAACTCGACGGAACCGGAGAATCTGTGGCCGAGCAAAAGCAAAGGCTCCTGGCAATGCTGCAGGTTTTAGATGAGTTCACGGTTCACCACGCCGCAACCAGTGAAGAGGTCAGTCAGCTCTGGCAGGCACGGCGCTCAATTTCACCTGCGACATTGAATCTGAAGCCCCACAAAATCAGCGAGGATGTTGCCGTACCACGCAGTCGAATCCCTGAACTGGTAGCCCATTGCGAGACCCTCTCAGCCGAACTCGGGTTGACCATCCTCAGCTATGGCCACGCAGGTGACGGTAATATTCACGTAAATATCATGCTCGATAAAACCAACCCACAGGAACTTAAAGCTGGGGAAGAGGCGAAAAAGCGACTCTTTGAATTCACCATCTCCATTGATGGAACACTCTCGGGTGAGCATGGTATTGGTATAACTAAGGCGCCCTATCTTGACCTCGAACTCAACGAGGCCACGATAGCAGTAATGAAACAGCTCAAAACGCTGTTTGATCCACTGAACATATTAAACCCTGGAAAAATTTTTCCACAGTCTCCGTCGAGGGGGTGA
- the xerD gene encoding site-specific tyrosine recombinase XerD encodes MTRPPGNNKPPLLPEQFLGAYELFLQYLISERRLAENSVEAYSADINGFLTYLARKRKKTFEEVNLKVIHNFLQNCLENNISHRSNARRVSALRTFFNFLVQRNLTADNPFVAVDLPKSGKKLPIALSVTEVSKLLKPPGLVTPISRRDTAMIFLLYSTGLRVSELVNLPQSAVNLTSCFIRVLGKGNKERLIPFGRQAKEKIEEYIDLGRPRILNGKRSNYLFVTNRGSCMTRLRFWQIIRKVALAVGIDKDISPHMLRHSFATHLLSHGADLRAVQMMLGHADISTTQVYTHVDQDRLKTIHKKFHPRG; translated from the coding sequence GTGACACGGCCTCCCGGAAATAACAAGCCGCCTCTTCTGCCGGAACAGTTCCTTGGCGCATATGAACTGTTCCTCCAATATCTCATATCAGAAAGGCGGCTTGCCGAAAACAGCGTTGAGGCATACTCTGCCGACATCAACGGTTTTCTCACCTATCTCGCCCGCAAACGCAAGAAAACGTTTGAAGAGGTAAATCTCAAGGTCATCCACAATTTTCTCCAGAACTGCCTTGAGAACAATATTTCCCATCGCAGCAACGCCAGACGTGTATCGGCGTTACGCACCTTTTTCAATTTCCTTGTCCAGCGAAATCTGACAGCTGATAATCCGTTTGTTGCTGTCGATCTGCCGAAGAGCGGTAAAAAACTCCCCATCGCACTTTCAGTTACTGAGGTCAGCAAACTGCTCAAGCCACCTGGACTGGTTACCCCCATAAGCCGTCGAGACACGGCAATGATCTTTCTCCTCTATTCTACCGGGCTACGGGTTTCCGAACTGGTCAACCTGCCACAATCCGCCGTCAACCTGACCTCCTGTTTCATCCGGGTACTCGGTAAAGGCAACAAAGAGCGCCTCATTCCTTTTGGCCGGCAGGCTAAAGAGAAAATTGAAGAATATATCGACCTCGGTCGGCCAAGGATTCTCAACGGCAAACGATCCAACTACCTTTTTGTCACCAACCGGGGCAGTTGTATGACCCGACTCAGGTTCTGGCAAATCATCCGCAAAGTCGCCCTGGCAGTAGGAATTGACAAAGATATTTCACCGCACATGCTCAGGCATTCCTTCGCCACGCACCTGTTATCGCACGGTGCCGACCTGCGTGCGGTTCAGATGATGCTCGGTCATGCCGACATCTCGACCACTCAGGTTTATACCCATGTCGACCAGGACAGATTGAAAACTATTCATAAAAAGTTTCATCCGAGGGGATGA